In Mercenaria mercenaria strain notata chromosome 15, MADL_Memer_1, whole genome shotgun sequence, a single genomic region encodes these proteins:
- the LOC123555460 gene encoding uncharacterized protein LOC123555460, with product MDKLHILFMNICLLILPTMNYIQCIDDKGNLVSIPDCVEGATGIDLVAGDRGKITFPENNTSTSCKIYCRSLRYTIAGTKDMLCVCAETLQNDLKTATCDYKCPGDKGEVCGGENGISLYKIGLQNTETTVTEVTTITEKIETTVMPIQTQSRTELSSIKTRISTEKLLSDFKPDRELGSSQETDETEGIQAATVLYTALPVVIIVSGVIALVICLIVRRRQVKSECNVSYHTNGSKHSLHTSESSKNSNNENVLEKHVDNKTSTKQHTNKDRNSADCDTEYSRVVTADSPQAVHTYDRLKAQPDMDLTISAEYSHIIMTKTNPNTKFNDNTYAHIGNGKLRIQSTETGSEGDSTYNTLQASPQKHVAGAISKSESDQDRLYDHAKADW from the exons ATGGATAAGTTACATAtattattcatgaatatttgtttgttgaTTTTACCAACCATGAATTACATTCAAT GCATAGACGACAAAGGTAATCTGGTATCCATTCCGGACTGTGTTGAAGGTGCAACTGGGATTGACCTTGTAGCTGGAGATAGAGGGAAAATTACATTTCCTGAAAACAATACAAGCACTTCATGTAAAATCTATTGCAGGTCGTTACGATACACAATTGCCGGTACAAAG gaTATGTTATGTGTTTGCGCTGAAACCTTACAAAACGATTTAAAAACAGCGACCTGTGACTACAAATGTCCTGGGGATAAAGGCGAAGTTTGTGGAGGAGAAAATGGAATATCATTGTATAAGATAGGGT TACAGAATACAGAAACAACGGTAACAGAAGTCAcaacaataacagaaaaaatagaAACAACAGTTATGCCAATACAGACTCAGTCAAGAACAGAATTATCAAGTATCAAAACTCGAATCTCAACGGAAAAACTATTATCAGATTTTAAACCAGATAGAGAATTAGGATCATCACAAGAAACag ATGAAACGGAAGGTATTCAAGCAGCTACAGTACTTTACACTGCTCTTCCAGTTGTGATCATAGTGTCCGGGGTCATTGCACTGGTCATTTGCCTTATTGTGAG GAGACGGCAAGTTAAAAGTGAGTGTAATGTCAGTTATCATACAAATGGTTCTAAACACAGCTTACATACTTCAGAGTCTAGTAAGAATTCTAATAACGAAAATGTACTAGAGAAACATGTTGATAACAAGACGAGTACTAAACAGCACACAAACAAAGACAGAAACTCAGCTGATTGTGATACTGAATACAGCAGAGTAGTTACAGCTGATAGTCCACAAGCTGTCCACACATATGATCGCCTCAAAGCACAGCCAGATATGGATTTGACGATATCCGCAGAATATTCTCACATTATAATGACAAAAACAAATcctaatacaaaatttaatgacaaCACGTATGCGCATATTGGAAATGGAAAATTAAGGATACAATCTACAGAAACTGGGTCAGAAGGAGACAGCACATATAACACCCTGCAAGCTTCGCCTCAAAAGCATGTGGCAGGTGCAATTAGTAAATCAGAAAGTGACCAAGACAGATTATACGATCATGCAAAAGCAGATTGGTAA